Sequence from the Microbacterium sp. 1.5R genome:
GGAACGCCTCATACGGGTCTTCCTCGGCGTCGTCGCCCTCTTCGGACTCATCGTCGTCGGACTCGGCCACGGCGTCATCGTCGCCGTTGATGTCGGGTCCGTCGTAAGGGGTGACCTCGTCGGCCTCAGCGGCCTCGAGCTCGGCGGTCTCTTCCGCCACAGAATCGTTCAGGACCTCAGCGGCAGCCTCAGACTCGGCCGCTTCGTCCAGGTTGAGAGCGTCGTTCACGATCGCGTCCGCCTCCGGGTCGTCGATTTCGATGTCGTTGTCGTCGTCCTGCACATCGGCGTCGGCGTCTCCGTCGACGTCCTCGATGTGGAGGGCGACATGTTCGGCCGAGGTGACCGACTGCTCTTCCGCAGCGAGCACGTTGCCCTCCTGGGCCTCGTCCTCTTCGCTGGACTGCTCAGCAGCAGTCGCCCAGTCGGCGTCGTCGGAATATCGTTCAGACACGTTGTTTCTTTCCAATCACTGCGGCCAGGGCCGCGAGGGCGTCAGGCGCCCGGGACCCCGAAGACGATGTGCGTGACCCAGGCGAACAGGGTGTCGAGTCCGTAGACGATGCCCATGACGATGAGAACGAAGACGAGCACCACTGCGGTGAACTTGACCAGTTCCTTGCGGGTCGGCGTGACGACCTTGCGCAGCTCGGCGATGACCTGACGGAAGAACAGAGCGATGCCCCCGAAGAAGCCCACGATGCCACGCTTCTTCTCGCGGGTGGCGCCGGCCGCGACGACCTCGCCGCGCGGTTCGTCCTGATCCATCCTGAATGTACCTTTCGTGTGTCAGCGTGTGCTGACGCGCAGGGCGGACAGGAATCGAACCTGCAACCTGCGGTTTTGGAGACCGCTGCTCTGCCAATTGAGCTACCGCCCTAGAGACCGGGAGGTCTCGGGGTGTCATCTCCATCCTGCCATCGTTACCCGACCGCAAGGACCGGGGCACGGCGAAAGAATGCAGACAACAACTGCTCGTCAAGCATACGGCATCCGTCGGTCAGCGCCGAACCGGGCCCGCTCTCGTCGTTGTTGTTAGGCTCGGCGGGCGGACGAAACGGGAGGGGGCGCAGTGAGCGCTGACGTGCAGCAGTTCCAGGTGGACCTGCGCGGTGTCGTCGACCTCCTGAGCCGCCACATCTACTCGAGTCCTCGCGTGTATCTGCGCGAACTGCTGCAGAACGCCCGCGATGCGATCACCGCACGCCGCGAGGTCGACGGGCAGGGCGGGAGCATCCGCATCACCGCGCTGACGGACACCACGGGCGAGTTCGTCCTGCGCGACGACGGGATCGGCCTGACCGCAGCCGAGGTAGGCGACCTGCTCGCCACGGTCGGCCGCAGCTCGAAGCGCGACATCTTCGACCTCCCGCGCAGCGACTACCTCGGTCAGTTCGGCATCGGCCTGCTGAGCTGCTTCATGGTCGCCGATTCGATCGTCATCCGCTCGCGCAGCGTCCGGGGCGGCCCGGCCGTCGAGTGGACGGGCAGCGCGGACGGGACCTTCCGCGTCGTGGAGATCGACGACGATCTGCCGATCGGCACGAGTGTGCATCTCCGCCCTCGTTTCGACGCCGACGAGCTGCTGCGCCCCGCGGCCGTGCGAGAGCTGGCCACCGCCTTCGCCGAGTTCCTCCCCGTGCGGGTGATCCTCGACTCTCCGAGCGGCGACGTCGACATCACCCGGCGCGCGCCGTTCCTCGACCCCGCCGACGACATCGACGGCGCCGTGCAGTACGGGCGCGACCTGCTCGGTGCGAGCCCGCTCGACGTGATCGAGCTCAGCGAGCCGGCCACCGGCACACGGGGACTCGCCTACGTCCTGCCCTACGCTCCCCCGCCGGGCGCCCGCCAGGCGACGCGCATGTATCTCGGCAGGATGCTCCTGGGCGAGCGGGTCGACGACGTGCTGCCCGAATGGGCGTTCTTCGTGCGCGCCGTGGTCGATTCGACCGGCCTCGCCCCGACGGCGAGCCGCGAATCGCTCGTCGACGACGCGGCCCTCGAGCGTGTGCGCGAGCAGCTCGGTGCCGGCATCCGCCGCTGGGTGCTCGAGCTGGGCCTGCGCGAACCGCACAGACTCGCCCAGTTCGTGGCGATCCACGAGGTCGGTCTGAAGTCGCTGGTGCGGCACGACGACGAGCTCGCGCAGTTCATCACGCGCTGGCTGACCCTCGAGACCACCCACGGAACGATGCGCATCGGCGACCTCGTCGAACGATACCCGCACGTGCGATTCGCGCAGTCGGTCGACGAGTTCCGCCAGGTCGCAGGGATCTCCCCCGGGTCCGAGGTGCTGGTCAACGGCGGCTACCTGTACGACGCGGACCTCGTGCGGATGCTGCCGGAGCTCTACCCGCACGTGACGATCGAACTCGTCGACGTGGCCGGGGAGCTCGATCGTCTCGACCCTCCGCCGCTGGACGACCGCGACGCCGCGCTGGCCCTCGAGGCCCGCGCCGGCGGCGTGCTGACCGCATCCGGCTGCTCCGTCACCGTGCGGTCGATCGACCAGCCCGAACTCGCAGCGCTGTACGTCGCCGACCCTGAGGTGCTGCGCAGGATCGACCGCGGCCGCACGAAGGGCATCACCGGATCGCTGTGGGGCGGGGTGCTCGACCGCATCGACTCGACCCTCTCGGCCTCCCGCGACGACGATCTCAGCGCGCGCCTGTGCCTGAACTGGTCGAACCGCGTCGTGCGCGCGCTCGTCCGCGTGCAGGACGACGCGGTGTTCGCCCGCACCGTGCAGCTGCTCTACATCCAGGCGCTGCTGGCGGGACACCATCCGCTCTCCGACGCCGATCGCGCACTCATGTCGACCGCGCTCTCGGACCTCGTCTCGCTGTCCGCCGGCATCGAAGCGGATTCGATCCCCTTCGACGACGCCCCCTGATCTCGCTCCGACCGCTCGCTCCGACCGCTCGCTCCGTTCGAAGGATCCCCCATGACCAGTCCGAAGAAGCGCTTCTCTCAGCTCATCGAGGAGATCGACCGCACGCCCTGGGGTCCGGCGGAGCAGGCGCTGGTGGCGGATGCCGTCTCGCTCGCCGTCGAGCTCGGCGACGAGCGGCTCGAGTACGAGGCGCGGATGAGGCAGACCGCCTCCGCGAACATGAACGGCGCGACCGATGTGATGCTGAACTCGTTCGCGTGGTGCCTCGCCCGACACGACTCCGACCCGCAGCGCTTCCCCGCCGACCTCGACTACGGCGGCGCCGATCTGATGTGGCAGTTCAAATGGATGGCGTCTTCTCTGCGTTCGTCGCCCGCGTTCTCGACCGAGCAGATCACCGCGGTCCTCGACGACATGGAGACGCACTATCGCAAGGCAGGGCTCGGCATGAGCGGAGTGCTCACGGCCCGATTCGAAGACGCCTGGGACGCCGGTCGACTCGACGACGCCGAGGCTCTGCGCGCGCAGCTCGAGGCCACACCCCGAGACGACCACAGCCACTGCGACGCCTGCGGACGCAGCCAGTTCGCCGGCTTCTTCGCCGAGACCGATCGAGATGCCGAGGCCATCCGACTCGTCGAGGAGATGCTCGAAGGCGGCTTCTCGTGCGGCGAAGAGCCCGAGCACGCACTGTCGCGCGTGCTCGTGCCCTACCTTCGTGCCGGGCGCTTCGACGAGGCGAGGAGCGCGCACCTGCGCAGCTACCGGCTCGCGAAGGACAACCCGGACAACCTGCGGATCGTCGCCCACAACATCGTGTTCGCCGCCCTCACCGGCAACGAGGCACGCGCGCTCGCGCAGGTCGAGCGTCACATCGGCTGGCTCGCTCACGACGGACTCAACGTCGATGCCCACTTCGCCGCGCTGGCGGCGTTCGCCTTCGCCCTCGATCGTGTGACCGCGGCGGGTCACGGCGATGCCACGGTGCGCGGTGCCGACTCCCCCGCGCTCGAGGAGTTCTTCGGCGAGCACGACGGAGCCTGGGGCGCCGCCGAACTCGCCGCCACCGCGTGGGCTGCCGCCGAGCGCATCGGCTCGGACTTCGATCTGCGGGACGGCACCGAGGGCCACGCCCGCAGCCTCACCCGCCTGCGCGCTCTCGCCGACGAGCACTACGACGTGCCCATCCGTTCGGATGCCTTCGTCACGGCTCCGGACGCGGCGACACCCGACGATCCCGACGCATGGTTCGAACGGGTCATGAACCTCGCCCAGTTCGGCGCGGAGCACGAGACGTTGCGGGCCCTGCCGCACGCGCTGAGCATCGAGGACCCCTCGAAGCTCGCCGAGCTCCTGTCGATGCGCCTCGGCATCCTGATCGCCCTCGACCGAGCAGAAGAGGCTGCCGACCTGCTGCCCGCGCGGATCGATGCCCTGCGCGCCGCAGGCCTCGACGCACAGGCCGATCTCGAACTGCGCCTCGGTCTCGCGACCTTCGGCCTGAACACCCCCGAGGCTGCGGCGGCGCTCGAGGACGAGCTCGCGAACACGGACGCTCTGCCCGCATGGTCGCGCGGAGACCTGGCGATCAGCCGCGCGTCGCTGCACCTGCACGCGGATGAACCCGGCGCCGCCCTCGACATGGCAGAGATCGCGGCTCGCGCCTTCGCCGAGGCCGAGGACGCGCGCCTCTCGAACACGACGACGCTCGTCGCCATCTCGGCCGTGCTGCAGAAGGGCGACATCGAAGCGGCATCCGCTCTGCTCGATCGCTTCTTGGCCCAGGACGATCTCAGCATCGGTCATCGCGCGCAGGCGCTGCAGACGCGCGCGAAGGTGCGCGGCGGAAGCGAGTCGTTCGCGGAGGGCGCTGCGGATGCCGACGAGGCGACCCGTCTTCTCGCCGGGCTCGGTGCGACCACGGCCCTGGCCGCCGCGCACCTGCTCGCGGGGGCGCTCTGGGAGGACGCGGGCGACCCGGAGAAGGCCGTCACCCGCTACCGGGTCACCTCGCGGCTCGTCGCGCAGGAGGGCGGCGACCAGGCGGGCGCGGAGTTCCGGCTCGCGCGCGCGATGCTCGCGGCCGGGGACGCCGAGGTGGCGGCCGAGCTGTTCGGACAGGTGCTCGAGCGCGAAGAGCAGGCCGAGGTGCCCGCCGCCTCCCGAGCGATGACGGCGTCTCTTCTCGCGCGCGCCCTCGGATCGGCCGGCGAGTTCGGACAGGCTGTCGGTGCATTCGGGTATGCGGGCGAGCTCTTCGCCGAGGCGGAGGAGCATGCGGACCAGGCGATGGCGCTGACCGAGCGCGCCAAGATCCTCGCCCGGTTCGACGAGCACGCGGAGGCGATCGCGACACTCGAATCGGCATCCGAGATCGTGCGCCGGGCCCCCGAGGCGGTCGGCGCCCTCGCTGACGTGCTGCACAACCTCGGACAGGCTTATGCGGCCACGCAGGACGACCGCGCCTTCGCCCTCTTCGACGAGGTCGCCGCGCTCGCTCAGGAGCACGAGGCGGCGTGGCTGCTCGCCGACGTCACCGACTCGCGGGGCCGGGCGCTCGCCCAGTTCGGCCGCACCGACGAGGCCGTCGCCGCTGCGCTCACCGCGGCCGACGGATTCGCGGCGATCGGGGATGCGGGCTCGGCCGGCGGCTCCGAGCTGTTCGCCGCCCGTCTGCTGGTCGGCGACGACCGGGCCGCGGACTCCGTGCCGATCTACCGCAGTGCCCTCGAGCACTCCGACGGCTACCCGCCGCTGCAGCAGGTCTCGGCGCTCGAACTCGGCAACGTGCTCGAGGCGCTCGGACGCCACGGCGAGGCGACCGAGGTGCGGGCACTCCTCGACAGCTGACTCAGAGGACCTGCTGACTCAGAGGAACTGACGCCAGTTGGCCCGCGCGAGGTCGAGCAGCTCGTCTCCCTTGCCCGACATCACCGTGCGGATCGCGTACAGAGCGAAGCCCTTGACCTGCTCGGCCTCGATCGCCGGGGGCATCGACAGCTCCTGGCGCTCGGTCACGACGTCGAGCAGCGCAGGGCCGTCATGCGCGAGCACCTCGCGGACGGCATCCGGCAGGTCCTCGCTGTTCTCGACCCGACGGGCGAAGATCCCCATGGCCTCGGCGATGGCCGCGAAGCTCGGGTTGTCGAGCGCGGTGCCGTAGTTGACGAAGCCCGCGGCCTTCATCTCGAGCTCGACGAAGTTCAGCGACGAGTTGTTCACGACGACGGTCTTCACGGGCAGCTTGTTCTGCGTGAGCGTGAGCAGTTCGCCCAGCATCATCGCGAGCCCTCCGTCGCCGGCGAGCGCGACGACCTGACGATCCGGATGCGAGACCTGCGCGCCGATGCCGTGCAGCAGCGCATTCGCCATCGACCCGTGTGTGAACGAGCCGATCAGGCGTCGGTTCTCGGTCATCGACAGATAGCGGGCGGCCCACACGGTGGGCGAGCCGACGTCGGCGGTGAAGATCGCGTCATCCGCGGCCTGCTCATCGAGCAGCCGGGCGAGGTACTGCGGATGGATGGGGCGGCCCGCCTTGGTCGGCGTCGCGAGGTCGTCGAGCTTGGCCCTGGTCTTGCGATAGTGCGCGGTGGAGTCGTCGAGGTGACCGCGGTCTTTCGTCTCGGCGAGTCGCGGCAGCAGCGCCGTGACGGTCGCGCCGACGTCGCCGACCAGGCCCAGATCGAGCGGATGCCGTCTGCCGAGCTGCGAGCCGCGGATGTCGACCTGGATCGTCGTGGCGTGCTCGGGATAGAACTGCTCGTAGGGGAAGTCGCTGCCCAGCACCAGCAGCGTGTCGGCGGCTTCCATCGCCCGGTAGCCGGAGGCGAAGCCGAGCAGCCCCGTCATGCCGACGTCGAACGGGTTGTCGTACTCGATGAACTCCTTGCCCCGGAGCGCGTGCACGATCGGCGCACCGAGTCGGTCGGCGAGTGCGATGACCTCGTCGTGAGCCCCCTCGACACCCGCGCCTGCGAGGATCGTTGTCTTCTTCGAGGCGTTGAGCAGCGTCGCGGCGCGCGCGAGCTCGTCTCCGCTCGGCACGATCACGGGGTGGGAGCGTTCGATGACCACGGCTCGGTCGTCGGCGATCTCCGAGAGCGCGACGTCGCCCGGGATCACGAGCACCGCGACCCCGCGCTGCTCGATGGCGGCGCGCATCGCGATCTCCAGCAGGCGCGGCATCTGCTTGGGGTCGGCGACGTACTCGACGTAGACGCTGCACTCGCGGAAGAGCTCCTGCGGGTGGGTCTCCTGGAAGTACCCGGTGCCGATCTCGGTGGTGGGGATGTGCGCGGCGATCGCCAGCACCGGCACCCGCGAGCGGTTCGCGTCGAAGAGTCCGTTGATCAGGTGCAGGTTGCCCGGACCGCACGAACCGGCGACCACCGCGAGCTCACCCGTGAGCGACGCATCGGCCGCCGCCGCGAATGCCGCGGACTCCTCATGCCGCACGTGCACCCAGCGGATGCCGCCGTCCTTCCGGAGGGCGTCGGTGAACCCGTTGAGGGAGTCGCCCGGGAGGCCGTAGACACGGTCGATCCCGTTGGCGCGGAGGGTCCTGACGATGTTCGCTGCGACGGTTGCCATGCTTCCAACCTACGCCCGGGTGCCGCGGAGGGATCCGGCATCCGTCGAACATCCGCTCTCCGGATGCCGCACTGCGGAGACGATGATGGGGGCGGATGCCGTGGCATCCGCCCCCATCAGGGAGAGTCGCTCAGCCGATGCGGATCAGCTTCTTGTTGACGAACTCGTCGGCGGCGAGGTGACCCAGCTCACGCGACGTGCCGCTGCGCTTGATGCCGCCGAACGGCAGCTCGGGGCTGTCGGCCAGCACCAGGTTGACGTAGACCATGCCCGCCTCGATGTTGTCGGCGACACGCTCGGCCTGCTCGGCATCGGTCGTGAAGACGTACGAGCCGAGCCCGAAGGTCGTGTCGTTCGCGAGGGCGACAGCGGCATCCTCATCGGCGACCCGGTAGACGACCGCCGCGGGGCCGAAGAGCTCCTCGCGGTAGACGTTCATGTCGGGCGTCACGTCGGCGAGCACGGTCGGGGCGAAGAACGCCCCGTCGCGGGTGCCGCCGGTCAGCAGCGTCGCTCCCTGCTCGACGGCCTGGTCGATCTGCTTCTGCAGGTTCTCCGCCGCCGTCTCCGACGAGACCGGGCCGAGCACGGTGTCGTCGAGCGTCGGGTCGGTCGCCTGCACCGATGCCATCGCGGCCGTGAACTTCTCGACGAACGAGTCGTACAGGTCGTCGACGATGATGAAACGCTTCGCGCCGTTGCACGCCTGGCCGTTGTTGTCGAGACGCGCGTCGACGCCCGCCTGCACGGTGGCGTCGAGGTCGTCGGTCGAGAGCACGATGAACGGGTCGGACCCGCCGAGCTCGAGCGCGACCTTCTTGAGGTTGCGTCCGGCGATCTCGGCGACCGCTGCGCCTGCGCGCTCCGAGCCGGTGAGCGAGACGCCCTGCACGCGCGGGTCGGCGATCATGTCGGCGATCTGCTCGTTGGTCGCGAGGACGTTCTGGTACGCGCCCGTCGGGAATCCGGCGTCGTGGTAGATCGCCTCGATCGCGGTCGACGACTCCGGGCACTGCGGAGCAGGCTTCAGCAGGATCGTGTTGCCGACGATCAGATTCGGCGCAGCGAAGCGGACGATCTGATAGGCCGGGAAGTTCCACGGCATGATGCCGACGAGCGGTCCGAGCGACGACCGGCGCACGATCGCCGAGCCCTCGCCGAGGATCGCGATCGGCTGGTCGGCCATGATGGCCTCGGCCTGGTCGGCGTAGTACTCGGCGATGTCGGCGGCGAAGTCGACCTCTCCGAGGGCGGCCTCGCGGGGCTTGCCCATCTCGCGCACGAAGACGTCGGCGAGCTCCTCGCGGCGCTCGCGGTGCAGCTCGGCGGCGCGACGGAGGAGCGCTGCGCGCTCAGCCACGGTCGAGGACCGGGACCATTCGCGGTGCGCCTCGTCGGCGGCCGCGACAGCCGCCTCGATCTGCGCATCCGTGAACGTGTCGAAGGACGCCAGCGTCTCTCCGGTGGCGGGGTTGATGACGGCGTAATCGGTCATGTTCTCTCCTCCTCTGGCCGACCGGTCAGGAGACCGGGATCAGCGTGTACTTGGTGGACAGGTACTCGTGGATGCCCTCGAGACCGCCCTCGCGGCCGACGCCGGACTGCTTGACGCCGCCGAAGGGGGCGGCGGCGTTCGACACCACGCCCACGTTGAGACCCATCATGCCGGTCTCGAGCCTGTCGATCATCCGCTGCCCGCGCTGCAGGTTCTCGGTGAACACGTACGAGACCAGCCCGTACTCGGTGTCGTTGGCGAGACGGACGGCCTCGTCCTCGTCCTCGAAGGTCGCGATCGCCAGCACCGGGCCGAAGATCTCCTCGCGGAGGATCGCCGAGCCCGCCACCACGTCGGTGAGCACGGTCGGCTCGTAGAAGGTGCCCGTGCCCTCGACGGCCTTGCCACCCGCGAGCAGGGTCGCGCCGCGCTCGACGGCGTCGTCGACGAGCTCGCCGGCCTTCGCGACGGCATCCTCGTCGATCAGCGGGCCGATGGCCACGCCCTCTTCGGTGCCGCGGCCGATCTTCATCGCGTTGACGCGCTCGGTGACCTTGCGGCCGAATTCCTCGGCGACGTCCTTGTGCACGATGAAGCGGTTGGCAGCGGTGCACGCCTGGCCGATGTTGCGGAACTTCGCGGCCAGTGCGCCGTCGACGGCCTTGTCGAGGTCGGCGTCGTCGAAGACGACGAACGGCGCGTTGCCGCCGAGCTCCATCGACACGCGCAGCACGCCCTCAGCGGCCTGGGCGATGAGCTTGCGGCCCACCTCCGTCGAACCGGTGAACGACAGCTTGCGCAGGCGCGGGTCGGCGATGATCGGGGCCGAGAGCGCCGACGACTTGGATGTCTGCACCACGTTCACGACACCGGCGGGGAGGCCGGCCTTCTCGAGCAGCGACGTGAAGAACATCGTCGTCAGCGGCGTGAGTGCCGGGGGCTTGATCACCACGGTGCAGCCGGCGGCGAGCGCCGGCGCGATCTTGCGAGTGGCCATCGCGAACGGGAAGTTCCACGGCGTCACGAAGAACGAGGGGCCGACGGGCCGCTGCGAGACGACCATGTGGCCGGTGCCCTCCGGGTTGATGCCGTAGCGACCGCTGATGCGCACGGCCTCCTCGCTGAACCAGCGGAGGAACTCGCCGCCGTAGCCGACCTCGCCGCGCGCCTCGGCGAGCGGCTTGCCCATCTCGAGGGTCATCAGCAGCGCGAGATCCTCCTTGTGCTCCTGCACGAGGTCGAATGCCCGGCGCAGGATGTCGCTGCGGGTGCGAGGTGCGGTCGCGGCCCATGCGTCCTGCGCGGCGACTGCCGCATCCAGCGCGCGGATGCCGTCACCCGGTGTCGCGTCGGCGATCGTGCGGATGACCGCACCGGTCGCGGGGTCCTTCACGTCGAACGTGCCCCCGGTCTCGCCGTCGATCCACTCTCCCCCGATGAAGAGGCCGGTGGGGATGCTGTCGAGCAGCGCCTGCTCAGTCTGAGTGCTCATGGAATCTCTTTCTGTGGGGAGGATGGGATGCCGGTGCCGCGGGATTCCGTCAGCGCCGGCGGTTGCTCGCGGGAGCATCCATGCTGAGGGTCTCGCCGCGGAAGAACGCCGGGCGCTTGATGGACTGCCAGATCATGATGACGATGCCGATCACGATGATGCCGACGCCGAGGACGAACACGAGTCCGAGGCCCCCGATGTTCGATCCGCTGCCGTACGCGGGGTCCATCGAGTCGATGAGCGTCGTGACGAACAGGACGGCGAGGATCGCACCGCCGACGAGCGGGAACAGGAACGTGAAGAAGAAGCTCCTGGCGGAGTCGAACCACTGCTTGCGGAAGTACCAGACGCACGCGAACGCGGTGAGGCCGTAGTAGAAGCAGATCATCATGCCGAGCGACAGGATGGTGTCGGTGAGGACGTTCTCGCTGACGAGGCGCATCACGGCGTAGAAGACGGATGCGACGACGGCCGACACGATCGTCGAGTAGCCCGGCGTGAAGAACCGCGGGCTGACCCGTGCGAACTTCTTGGGCAGGGCGCCGTAGTGCCCCATCGCCAGCAGCGTGCGAGCGGGTCCGACTGCGGTCGACTGCAGCGAGGCCGCCGAACTCGACAGCACCGCGAGCGAGACCAGGAACGCCAGCGGTCCGAGGATCGGATCCGAGAGCGCGAAGAACACGTTCGCCGAGATGTCCTCGTTCGCGAGCCCGTAGTCGCCCGTGCCGACGCCGGCGAACATGATGAGGCCGATGGCCAGCAGCAGGTAGAGGGCGACGACGACGACGACCGTGACCATCGCGGCGCGCCCCGGCGTCTTGGCCGGGTCCTTCGTCTCCTCGTTCATGGTGAGGACGACGTCCCAGCCCCAGAAGATGAAGATCGACAGCGAGAGCCCTGCGGCGAAGGCGCTGAAGGACGGAACCTCGAACGGGTTGAACCACGACCACGAGAAGGGGGTCGGCTCGGGAGCGTCTCCGGAGACGGCCTTGACGATCGCGACGGTGGCGAAGACCACGAGCACGAGCACCTGGAAGCCGACGAGGATGTACTGGAACTTCTGCGTCGTCTGCATGTCGCGGTACGACACGAGCGTCGCGCCGAGCATGAAGAGCAGGCACACGACGACGTTGATGATCGGGTTGAACGCCAGGTCGGCGATCTCGGGGTTTCCGCTGAGCTGGGCGATCAGCAGGAAGAGGAACTCGACCGCGATGCCGGCGAGGTTCGACAGCACGATGACGGTGGCGGCGATCAGGCCCCAGCCCGTCATCCAGCCGATCCACGGCCCGAACGCCCGCACTCCCCACGTGAACGAGGTGCCGGAGTCCGGCATCATGCGGTTGAGCTCGCGGTAGCCGAAGGCGGTCAGGAGCATCGGGATGAAGCCGACGAGCATGATCGCGGGCACCTGGGTGCCGACGACGGCGACCGTCGGGCCGAGCGATGCGGTGAGCGTGTAGGCCGGCGCGATGGTCGAGACGCCGATGACGACGGCTCCGAGCACTCCGACGGCACCCGCACTCAGCCCTTTCTGCGAGATGCCGGTCGTCACACCGGATGCGGGCTCCGTCGCCCGGTTCGTGCTGCTCATCAGCGGACTCCTGCTTCGGCGCGGGTGCGCGGGACGACGATCATGGGAACGGGCAGTTCGTGCAGCATCTTCGCTGCGGTCGAGCCCAGGAACAGGCGGCGCGGTTGCGCCAGGCGACTGGAGCCGACGAGGACGACCTCGCCGGGGAGCCACGAGAGGTTCGCGACGGCATCTTCGACGGTGTCGCCGGGGGCCTCTTCGACCTCGGCCTTCAGCTCGTCGGGCAGCAGGCTCTTGGCGACCTCGAGCACGTCGTTCGCGTGCGCGTCGCCGACCACGCGGATCGCGCCGGTGTCGAGACCGGGCGGCACGTCGAACGGCACGAGCGAGACGAGGCGCAGGCCGACACGGGACTCGGTGGCGATCGCGGCGGCCTCGTCGAGGAGGTTGTCGGCACCCGCGCGGTTGCCGACCGCGGCCGTCACGCGAGGAAGCACGTGATCGTCCTGGTCCGCGGTGCCCGCGGGGGCGAGCGCGACGGGGATGGTCGATGAGTGCAGCAGCTCCGACGCGACGCTGCCGAGGCGGTGGCGGCCGAAGATGCTGCCGCCGGCCGTGCCGATGACGATCAGCCTGGCGCCGAACTCCTCGCCG
This genomic interval carries:
- a CDS encoding HSP90 family protein — its product is MSADVQQFQVDLRGVVDLLSRHIYSSPRVYLRELLQNARDAITARREVDGQGGSIRITALTDTTGEFVLRDDGIGLTAAEVGDLLATVGRSSKRDIFDLPRSDYLGQFGIGLLSCFMVADSIVIRSRSVRGGPAVEWTGSADGTFRVVEIDDDLPIGTSVHLRPRFDADELLRPAAVRELATAFAEFLPVRVILDSPSGDVDITRRAPFLDPADDIDGAVQYGRDLLGASPLDVIELSEPATGTRGLAYVLPYAPPPGARQATRMYLGRMLLGERVDDVLPEWAFFVRAVVDSTGLAPTASRESLVDDAALERVREQLGAGIRRWVLELGLREPHRLAQFVAIHEVGLKSLVRHDDELAQFITRWLTLETTHGTMRIGDLVERYPHVRFAQSVDEFRQVAGISPGSEVLVNGGYLYDADLVRMLPELYPHVTIELVDVAGELDRLDPPPLDDRDAALALEARAGGVLTASGCSVTVRSIDQPELAALYVADPEVLRRIDRGRTKGITGSLWGGVLDRIDSTLSASRDDDLSARLCLNWSNRVVRALVRVQDDAVFARTVQLLYIQALLAGHHPLSDADRALMSTALSDLVSLSAGIEADSIPFDDAP
- the poxB gene encoding ubiquinone-dependent pyruvate dehydrogenase, producing the protein MATVAANIVRTLRANGIDRVYGLPGDSLNGFTDALRKDGGIRWVHVRHEESAAFAAAADASLTGELAVVAGSCGPGNLHLINGLFDANRSRVPVLAIAAHIPTTEIGTGYFQETHPQELFRECSVYVEYVADPKQMPRLLEIAMRAAIEQRGVAVLVIPGDVALSEIADDRAVVIERSHPVIVPSGDELARAATLLNASKKTTILAGAGVEGAHDEVIALADRLGAPIVHALRGKEFIEYDNPFDVGMTGLLGFASGYRAMEAADTLLVLGSDFPYEQFYPEHATTIQVDIRGSQLGRRHPLDLGLVGDVGATVTALLPRLAETKDRGHLDDSTAHYRKTRAKLDDLATPTKAGRPIHPQYLARLLDEQAADDAIFTADVGSPTVWAARYLSMTENRRLIGSFTHGSMANALLHGIGAQVSHPDRQVVALAGDGGLAMMLGELLTLTQNKLPVKTVVVNNSSLNFVELEMKAAGFVNYGTALDNPSFAAIAEAMGIFARRVENSEDLPDAVREVLAHDGPALLDVVTERQELSMPPAIEAEQVKGFALYAIRTVMSGKGDELLDLARANWRQFL
- a CDS encoding NAD-dependent succinate-semialdehyde dehydrogenase, whose product is MTDYAVINPATGETLASFDTFTDAQIEAAVAAADEAHREWSRSSTVAERAALLRRAAELHRERREELADVFVREMGKPREAALGEVDFAADIAEYYADQAEAIMADQPIAILGEGSAIVRRSSLGPLVGIMPWNFPAYQIVRFAAPNLIVGNTILLKPAPQCPESSTAIEAIYHDAGFPTGAYQNVLATNEQIADMIADPRVQGVSLTGSERAGAAVAEIAGRNLKKVALELGGSDPFIVLSTDDLDATVQAGVDARLDNNGQACNGAKRFIIVDDLYDSFVEKFTAAMASVQATDPTLDDTVLGPVSSETAAENLQKQIDQAVEQGATLLTGGTRDGAFFAPTVLADVTPDMNVYREELFGPAAVVYRVADEDAAVALANDTTFGLGSYVFTTDAEQAERVADNIEAGMVYVNLVLADSPELPFGGIKRSGTSRELGHLAADEFVNKKLIRIG
- the secE gene encoding preprotein translocase subunit SecE is translated as MDQDEPRGEVVAAGATREKKRGIVGFFGGIALFFRQVIAELRKVVTPTRKELVKFTAVVLVFVLIVMGIVYGLDTLFAWVTHIVFGVPGA
- a CDS encoding APC family permease — translated: MSSTNRATEPASGVTTGISQKGLSAGAVGVLGAVVIGVSTIAPAYTLTASLGPTVAVVGTQVPAIMLVGFIPMLLTAFGYRELNRMMPDSGTSFTWGVRAFGPWIGWMTGWGLIAATVIVLSNLAGIAVEFLFLLIAQLSGNPEIADLAFNPIINVVVCLLFMLGATLVSYRDMQTTQKFQYILVGFQVLVLVVFATVAIVKAVSGDAPEPTPFSWSWFNPFEVPSFSAFAAGLSLSIFIFWGWDVVLTMNEETKDPAKTPGRAAMVTVVVVVALYLLLAIGLIMFAGVGTGDYGLANEDISANVFFALSDPILGPLAFLVSLAVLSSSAASLQSTAVGPARTLLAMGHYGALPKKFARVSPRFFTPGYSTIVSAVVASVFYAVMRLVSENVLTDTILSLGMMICFYYGLTAFACVWYFRKQWFDSARSFFFTFLFPLVGGAILAVLFVTTLIDSMDPAYGSGSNIGGLGLVFVLGVGIIVIGIVIMIWQSIKRPAFFRGETLSMDAPASNRRR
- a CDS encoding NAD-dependent succinate-semialdehyde dehydrogenase — protein: MSTQTEQALLDSIPTGLFIGGEWIDGETGGTFDVKDPATGAVIRTIADATPGDGIRALDAAVAAQDAWAATAPRTRSDILRRAFDLVQEHKEDLALLMTLEMGKPLAEARGEVGYGGEFLRWFSEEAVRISGRYGINPEGTGHMVVSQRPVGPSFFVTPWNFPFAMATRKIAPALAAGCTVVIKPPALTPLTTMFFTSLLEKAGLPAGVVNVVQTSKSSALSAPIIADPRLRKLSFTGSTEVGRKLIAQAAEGVLRVSMELGGNAPFVVFDDADLDKAVDGALAAKFRNIGQACTAANRFIVHKDVAEEFGRKVTERVNAMKIGRGTEEGVAIGPLIDEDAVAKAGELVDDAVERGATLLAGGKAVEGTGTFYEPTVLTDVVAGSAILREEIFGPVLAIATFEDEDEAVRLANDTEYGLVSYVFTENLQRGQRMIDRLETGMMGLNVGVVSNAAAPFGGVKQSGVGREGGLEGIHEYLSTKYTLIPVS